One segment of Bacteroidales bacterium DNA contains the following:
- a CDS encoding sigma-70 family RNA polymerase sigma factor translates to VKNEYRNRQVRQEHEKKISEELIDRFDVNKENVDKNNFNQHLETELNKLDVDLKTIFYLRFREDMSIKEIAEIVNCPEGTIKSRLFYLSKQLSRKLSYYYILK, encoded by the coding sequence GTAAAAAACGAATACCGGAACCGACAGGTAAGACAGGAACACGAGAAAAAGATATCCGAAGAACTGATCGATCGGTTCGACGTCAACAAGGAGAATGTCGATAAAAATAATTTTAATCAACATCTGGAAACTGAATTGAATAAATTGGATGTCGATCTCAAAACGATTTTTTATCTTCGCTTCAGAGAAGATATGAGTATAAAGGAAATTGCAGAAATAGTAAATTGTCCGGAAGGAACGATAAAGTCGCGTTTGTTTTATTTATCAAAGCAACTTTCCAGAAAATTATCTTATTATTATATCCTAAAGTGA